A single region of the Archangium lipolyticum genome encodes:
- a CDS encoding dienelactone hydrolase family protein: MGLRKMWGVAVVVLALSGCATKQGAEKGASEERREELGGLTETQFQELHQLKSEAAPPRKGQMIQVAGERAYLSLPENARAPVPGVLVIHEFWGLNEHIMHWADRLAAQGYAALAVDLYGGKVLTTREEAMAAMKQVDPKRAREVLQAAHQFLMTDSRIQSSRTGVMGWCFGGAWSLQAGMSIPELSAVVMYYGRPVTNVDELKSIKAPLLGVFGTQDASIPNELVEEFDKALSDAGVTHRILKYDAPHAFANPSSPDRYNPEAAAAAWEQVKGFLAEHLKP; encoded by the coding sequence ATGGGTCTACGGAAGATGTGGGGAGTCGCGGTGGTGGTGCTCGCCCTGTCTGGTTGTGCGACGAAGCAGGGCGCGGAGAAGGGGGCCTCGGAGGAGCGGCGCGAGGAGCTGGGCGGGCTGACGGAGACGCAGTTCCAGGAGCTGCACCAGCTCAAGTCCGAGGCCGCGCCGCCTCGCAAGGGGCAGATGATTCAAGTGGCGGGCGAGCGGGCCTATCTGAGCCTGCCGGAGAACGCCCGGGCGCCGGTGCCGGGCGTGCTCGTCATCCACGAGTTCTGGGGACTCAACGAGCACATCATGCACTGGGCGGACCGGCTGGCCGCGCAGGGCTACGCGGCGCTGGCGGTGGACCTGTACGGCGGCAAGGTGCTCACCACGCGCGAGGAGGCGATGGCCGCGATGAAGCAGGTGGACCCGAAGCGCGCGCGGGAGGTCCTCCAGGCGGCGCACCAGTTCCTGATGACCGACAGCCGGATACAGTCCAGCCGCACGGGCGTCATGGGCTGGTGCTTCGGCGGGGCGTGGTCGCTCCAGGCGGGCATGAGCATCCCGGAGCTGAGCGCGGTCGTCATGTACTACGGGCGCCCGGTGACGAACGTGGACGAGCTCAAGTCCATCAAGGCGCCACTGCTGGGCGTCTTCGGCACCCAGGACGCGTCCATCCCCAATGAGCTCGTGGAGGAGTTCGACAAGGCGCTGTCGGACGCCGGGGTGACCCACCGCATCCTGAAGTACGACGCGCCCCACGCCTTCGCGAACCCCTCCTCGCCGGACCGGTACAACCCCGAGGCCGCGGCCGCCGCCTGGGAGCAGGTGAAGGGCTTCCTCGCCGAGCACCTGAAGCCGTGA
- a CDS encoding FKBP-type peptidyl-prolyl cis-trans isomerase: MRKFLVVAVMLAVAGCQQQGGPKEGAGANPQTDEQKTFYALGLSLGRQIQVFDMTPEELEYVKAGITASVQGKEPIVDIQAFGPKLPELARTRATARAEKEKVKSKAFLEEAAKEQGATKTESGLIFKSLQEGTGAQPGPTDVVKVNYRGTLPDGKEFDSSYKRNEPAQFPLNGVIKCWTEGLQKMKAGGKAKLVCPSDLAYGDRGTPGIPGGSALIFEVELLEVQKNEPPPMPEGAPGAPGAPGQQQGGQPQGGQQQGQPAKK; this comes from the coding sequence ATGCGGAAGTTTCTCGTGGTGGCGGTGATGCTCGCCGTGGCGGGCTGTCAGCAGCAGGGTGGCCCCAAGGAAGGTGCCGGAGCCAACCCGCAGACGGACGAGCAGAAGACCTTCTACGCGCTCGGACTCTCCCTGGGCCGGCAGATCCAGGTGTTCGACATGACGCCCGAGGAGCTGGAGTACGTGAAGGCGGGCATCACGGCGTCCGTGCAGGGCAAGGAGCCCATCGTGGACATCCAGGCCTTCGGGCCGAAGCTGCCCGAGCTGGCTCGCACGCGCGCCACCGCCCGCGCGGAGAAGGAGAAGGTGAAGTCCAAGGCCTTCCTGGAAGAGGCCGCCAAGGAGCAGGGCGCGACGAAGACCGAGTCGGGCCTCATCTTCAAGTCGCTGCAGGAGGGCACCGGCGCGCAGCCCGGCCCCACCGACGTGGTGAAGGTGAACTACCGGGGCACCCTGCCCGACGGCAAGGAGTTCGACAGCTCGTACAAGCGCAATGAGCCGGCCCAGTTCCCGCTCAACGGTGTCATCAAGTGCTGGACCGAGGGTCTCCAGAAGATGAAGGCCGGCGGCAAGGCCAAGCTGGTGTGCCCGTCCGACCTCGCCTACGGCGATCGCGGCACCCCGGGCATCCCGGGCGGCTCCGCGCTCATCTTCGAGGTGGAGCTGCTCGAGGTGCAGAAGAACGAGCCGCCCCCGATGCCCGAAGGCGCTCCGGGCGCTCCGGGTGCCCCGGGCCAGCAGCAGGGTGGTCAGCCGCAGGGTGGCCAGCAGCAGGGCCAGCCCGCCAAGAAGTAG
- a CDS encoding ATP-binding protein, with protein sequence MEMDVRRVLDSLGDPLLAVDRSACILHSNAGLKELLGWSRLELIGRPISTVIPAGLPGVPRMGPDVPPWSRRPAPPPTRQLLRVRALRRHGDVREVEVRLSPWPGSGAEGLLVVSFHDLEAQVELERQLRLCKRLNVLDAALTQVLALTSDEEEAAHSLLQVCGETEGWAMGTYWRLEREEEVLVPATVWTSSFELANFANVTLRRTFAPPEGLPGQTWSRREPVWVQDVTLEASFLRADVAAKQGLRGGLFAPVVGSGRVYGVLELFSHEPRQNQLEDEAIATTLGQRFGQFLDQHDLSEAELTRASTSWRIWDSDLMGLFVSNSHGRLLDANATLLRMLGYSRRDLREERLTWTVLTPPSQRLTLEGALRRLRSEGVFHSMEGELLRKDGGGVPVLLGSANLDEGRVATFVVDLSDWKRAESGSHAQVQTRLQSLISHAPVVLFALDRDGVFTLSEGQALGALGWKPGQVVGMSVFEVYRAEPAVLTHVRRALSGEDFFSVEMLTSGLLYETHWTPLRDPDGRLAGTLGLAVDVSQREREARWRAQLLAEAEEARLAAERAVRVRDDFLSVASHELKTPLTSLSLQLHALLKRARQTQRPEDTEQVERLEKAQRHLQKLARMMDDLLDASRVAEGQLRLDLGDVDLVRLVREALERFQEEAQRTGTHLELRGDDAVVGRWDRARLEQVVTNLVSNALKYGAGSPVELHVRSSGTLALLEVTDHGIGISPEDLARIFEKFERAVPVRKYGGFGLGLYIVRQLVEAMGGAVDAESTPGKGTTFHIALPLAGPGTHPMPPAPTQTGLH encoded by the coding sequence ATGGAGATGGACGTGCGGCGCGTGCTGGACTCCTTGGGGGACCCATTACTGGCGGTGGACCGCTCGGCCTGTATCCTCCACTCCAACGCGGGGTTGAAGGAGCTGCTGGGTTGGTCTCGCCTGGAGCTGATCGGCCGTCCGATCTCCACGGTGATTCCGGCCGGGCTGCCAGGGGTGCCCCGGATGGGCCCGGACGTCCCTCCCTGGAGTCGGAGACCCGCGCCCCCCCCAACCCGCCAGCTCCTGCGGGTGCGCGCCCTGCGGCGCCATGGGGACGTCCGGGAGGTGGAGGTGCGGCTCTCCCCGTGGCCCGGGAGCGGGGCCGAGGGGTTGCTCGTCGTCTCCTTCCACGATCTGGAAGCCCAGGTGGAGTTGGAGCGGCAACTGCGGCTGTGCAAGCGGTTGAACGTGCTGGACGCGGCGCTCACGCAGGTGCTCGCGCTGACATCGGACGAGGAGGAGGCGGCCCATTCCCTCCTCCAGGTCTGCGGGGAGACCGAGGGCTGGGCGATGGGCACCTACTGGCGGCTGGAGCGCGAGGAGGAGGTGCTGGTGCCGGCCACCGTGTGGACGTCGTCCTTCGAGCTGGCCAACTTCGCGAATGTCACCCTGCGGCGCACCTTCGCGCCCCCCGAGGGACTGCCGGGCCAGACGTGGTCCCGCCGGGAGCCGGTGTGGGTCCAGGACGTGACCCTGGAGGCGAGCTTCCTCCGCGCGGACGTGGCGGCGAAGCAAGGCCTGCGCGGAGGACTCTTCGCCCCAGTGGTGGGCAGCGGCCGGGTGTACGGGGTGCTGGAGCTGTTCAGCCACGAGCCCCGGCAGAACCAGCTGGAGGACGAAGCCATCGCGACCACGCTCGGCCAACGGTTCGGGCAGTTCCTGGATCAGCACGACCTGAGCGAGGCGGAGCTGACGCGCGCGAGCACCTCGTGGCGCATCTGGGACTCGGACCTGATGGGGTTGTTCGTCAGCAACAGCCATGGCCGGCTGCTGGACGCCAACGCCACCCTGCTGCGGATGCTGGGCTACTCGCGCAGGGACCTGAGAGAAGAGCGCCTCACGTGGACCGTCCTGACGCCGCCGAGCCAACGCCTCACCCTGGAGGGGGCCCTGCGGCGGCTGCGCTCCGAGGGTGTCTTCCACTCCATGGAGGGGGAGCTGCTGCGCAAGGATGGCGGCGGCGTGCCGGTGCTGCTGGGCTCGGCGAACCTGGACGAGGGCCGCGTGGCGACGTTCGTGGTGGACCTGTCGGACTGGAAGCGGGCGGAGAGCGGTTCGCACGCCCAGGTGCAGACCCGGCTCCAGTCCCTCATCTCCCACGCCCCCGTGGTGCTCTTCGCGCTGGACCGCGATGGGGTCTTCACCCTCTCCGAGGGTCAGGCGCTCGGGGCCCTGGGATGGAAGCCCGGGCAGGTGGTGGGCATGTCCGTGTTCGAGGTCTACCGCGCCGAGCCGGCCGTGCTGACCCACGTGCGGCGGGCGCTCTCCGGGGAGGACTTCTTCTCGGTGGAGATGCTGACCTCCGGGCTGCTGTACGAGACGCACTGGACGCCGCTGAGGGATCCGGACGGACGGCTGGCGGGCACCCTGGGGCTGGCGGTGGACGTCTCCCAGCGGGAGCGCGAGGCACGCTGGCGGGCGCAGCTGCTCGCGGAGGCGGAGGAGGCGCGCCTGGCGGCGGAGCGCGCGGTGAGGGTGCGCGACGACTTCCTGAGCGTCGCCTCGCACGAGCTGAAGACGCCGCTCACCTCCTTGAGCCTGCAACTGCACGCGCTGCTGAAGCGGGCGCGGCAGACCCAGCGGCCGGAGGACACCGAGCAGGTGGAGCGGCTGGAGAAGGCCCAGCGGCACCTCCAGAAGCTGGCGCGGATGATGGACGACCTGCTGGACGCCTCACGGGTGGCGGAGGGGCAGCTGCGGCTGGACCTGGGCGATGTGGACCTGGTGCGGCTGGTGCGCGAGGCCTTGGAGCGCTTCCAGGAGGAGGCGCAGCGGACGGGAACACACCTGGAGCTGAGGGGAGATGACGCGGTGGTGGGCCGGTGGGACCGCGCGCGGCTGGAGCAGGTGGTCACCAACCTGGTGTCCAACGCGTTGAAGTACGGGGCGGGGTCACCGGTGGAGCTCCACGTGCGCTCCAGTGGGACCCTGGCGCTGCTGGAGGTGACGGACCACGGCATCGGCATCTCGCCGGAAGACCTGGCGCGCATCTTCGAGAAGTTCGAGCGCGCAGTGCCAGTGCGAAAGTACGGTGGGTTTGGATTGGGGCTCTACATCGTGCGCCAGTTGGTGGAGGCGATGGGGGGAGCGGTGGACGCGGAGAGCACTCCCGGAAAGGGCACCACCTTCCACATCGCGCTGCCGCTGGCGGGGCCCGGCACACATCCGATGCCCCCCGCGCCCACGCAGACGGGCCTGCATTGA
- a CDS encoding sensor histidine kinase, giving the protein MQAAQAPRTSVLLVDDQPSDLLALERHLSPFELHLVTARSGEEALDRVKDEDFALVLMDVRMPGLDGLETARLLREHEPKRRSVPLIFLTGASREEMSVAHGYSTGAVDWLRKPVEPETLRAKVRVFVDLHREREALRRQQAELHEREREMLEESRRRAEEALRESQRTLSTLMDNLPGMVFRRHPDQTFALVSEGCLWLTGYSAPEFVQGTLRWTDLLHPEDLGRVELAAAEAFAAGRQLTVTYRIQTREGGVKWVWERAVGVYHPEGTLRFIEGFAADISERKAAEVERERLVTELREAVRLREEFLSVASHEMRTPLTPLALRLQLLQQAMKEKGPGLEPLNRHVEAARGQVRRLTSLADSLLDATRISSGRLTLRLEEDVDLAALVRNVATDFETQAARVDCPLVVEAAGRIPGRWDVLRLEQVVTNLLSNALKFGAGRAVHLRVEEREGWARLTVRDEGIGMDESVRTRVFGRFERGVSERHYGGLGLGLYITREVVETLGGRIHVESEPGRGATFTVELPCTPPLQ; this is encoded by the coding sequence TTGCAAGCAGCGCAAGCGCCACGCACCAGCGTGCTGCTGGTGGATGACCAGCCCTCGGATCTCCTCGCGCTCGAGCGCCATCTGAGTCCCTTCGAGCTGCACCTGGTGACGGCCCGCTCCGGAGAGGAGGCGCTCGACCGCGTCAAGGACGAGGACTTCGCCCTGGTGCTCATGGACGTGAGGATGCCGGGCCTGGATGGCCTGGAGACGGCGCGGCTCTTGCGCGAGCACGAGCCGAAGCGGCGGAGCGTACCGCTCATCTTCCTCACGGGCGCCTCGCGCGAGGAGATGTCCGTCGCGCACGGGTATTCGACGGGAGCGGTGGACTGGCTGCGCAAGCCGGTGGAGCCGGAGACGCTGCGCGCCAAGGTGCGCGTCTTCGTGGACCTGCACCGCGAGCGCGAGGCGCTGCGGCGCCAGCAGGCCGAGCTGCACGAGCGGGAGCGGGAGATGCTCGAGGAGTCGCGCCGGCGGGCGGAGGAGGCGCTGCGCGAGAGCCAGCGCACCCTGTCGACGCTGATGGACAACCTGCCCGGCATGGTCTTCCGCCGCCATCCGGACCAGACGTTCGCGCTCGTCAGCGAGGGATGCCTGTGGCTCACCGGGTATTCCGCCCCCGAGTTCGTCCAGGGCACCCTCCGCTGGACGGACCTGCTGCACCCGGAGGACCTCGGCCGGGTGGAGCTGGCGGCGGCGGAGGCCTTCGCGGCCGGGCGGCAGCTGACGGTGACGTACCGCATCCAGACGCGGGAGGGGGGCGTGAAGTGGGTGTGGGAGCGCGCGGTGGGCGTCTACCATCCCGAGGGGACGCTGCGCTTCATCGAGGGCTTCGCCGCGGACATCTCGGAGCGCAAGGCGGCGGAGGTGGAGCGCGAGCGGCTGGTGACGGAGCTGCGCGAGGCGGTGCGCCTGCGCGAGGAGTTCCTCTCCGTGGCCAGCCACGAGATGAGGACGCCCCTCACGCCGCTGGCGCTGCGGTTGCAGCTGCTACAGCAGGCGATGAAGGAGAAGGGCCCGGGACTGGAGCCCCTGAACAGGCACGTGGAGGCGGCGCGCGGACAGGTGCGGCGGCTGACTTCACTGGCGGACAGCCTGCTGGACGCCACGCGCATCTCCAGCGGACGGCTCACGCTGCGGCTCGAGGAGGACGTCGACCTGGCGGCGCTCGTGAGGAACGTGGCCACCGACTTCGAGACGCAGGCGGCGCGGGTGGACTGCCCGTTGGTGGTGGAGGCCGCTGGCCGCATCCCGGGCCGCTGGGACGTGCTGAGGCTGGAGCAGGTGGTGACGAACCTGCTGTCCAACGCGCTCAAGTTCGGGGCGGGCCGGGCCGTGCACCTGCGCGTGGAGGAGCGGGAGGGGTGGGCGCGGCTGACGGTGCGCGACGAGGGCATCGGCATGGACGAGAGCGTGCGCACGCGCGTCTTCGGTCGCTTCGAGCGGGGCGTGTCGGAGCGGCACTACGGAGGCCTGGGCCTGGGGCTCTACATCACCCGGGAGGTGGTGGAGACGCTGGGGGGCCGCATCCACGTGGAGAGCGAGCCGGGACGAGGCGCCACCTTCACCGTCGAGCTGCCGTGCACGCCGCCGCTGCAGTAG
- a CDS encoding SRPBCC family protein codes for MTQTGIGVGVARTEVEVTVGAPRERVWRALVEETGRWWPREFYVGREPKGFVIEARPGGRVYEDWGNEAGALWYTVLVVEPPGVLELAGHLTPAFGGPATTTARLTLKEEGERTVVRVEDAIFGRVDEHTVPRLREGWRALLGSGGLKTYVETPTPSPSGRGPG; via the coding sequence ATGACGCAGACCGGAATCGGAGTGGGGGTGGCGAGGACGGAGGTGGAGGTGACGGTGGGAGCGCCGAGGGAGCGGGTGTGGAGGGCGCTGGTGGAGGAGACGGGCCGGTGGTGGCCGCGGGAGTTCTACGTGGGCCGGGAGCCGAAGGGCTTCGTCATCGAAGCGCGCCCGGGAGGGCGGGTGTACGAGGATTGGGGCAACGAGGCGGGGGCGCTCTGGTACACGGTACTGGTGGTGGAGCCACCGGGGGTGCTGGAGCTGGCGGGGCACCTGACGCCGGCGTTCGGAGGGCCGGCGACGACGACGGCGCGCCTGACGTTGAAGGAGGAGGGAGAGCGGACGGTGGTGCGGGTGGAGGACGCGATCTTCGGCCGGGTGGACGAGCACACGGTCCCGAGGCTGCGGGAAGGCTGGCGTGCGCTGCTCGGAAGTGGAGGGCTCAAGACCTACGTGGAGACCCCCACCCCCTCTCCCTCTGGGAGAGGGCCGGGGTGA
- a CDS encoding choice-of-anchor D domain-containing protein, protein MGVFFKRLVLGLVCAVASAGCGGTQSGSDTGLDKGDGENSGVLADAGSGTGGDAGTSSGLAALEVSNAAGFDYGSTLIGTTAEHRFVLRNRGTDTATQLEVTLAGSSFAFAGGTFPGAGGTCGSELAAGASCQVAVAFAPTARGAVNGTLTVHFGNGPVDAVIARTLAGKGLAPALVRVEPASVDFGSVVVLSSSTSWRTVTLTNIGDVDAHQLSARNPPQPFSFKGGYQPGTEGTCWITLAAGESCTLVLGFSPFDVGEARTTLSISYEDGVSFRSLPLVLSGSAVSSAYLRFSDADPFDFGAVTVGTVVEHTFTVTNVGGTAATQLRSDFRAEPFSFKGGAYPGTGGTCDTSLQSGASCTLVVTFAPTTLGPRHFALSLNFLNGTGGTRSAGLNLSGTGVDP, encoded by the coding sequence ATGGGTGTGTTTTTCAAACGATTGGTTCTGGGTCTGGTGTGCGCCGTGGCGAGCGCCGGGTGCGGCGGAACGCAGTCAGGGTCCGACACCGGGCTCGACAAGGGTGACGGCGAGAACTCGGGTGTGCTCGCGGATGCGGGCTCGGGCACGGGCGGGGACGCGGGCACCTCGTCGGGGCTGGCGGCGCTCGAGGTCTCCAACGCCGCTGGTTTCGACTACGGTTCGACCCTCATCGGGACCACGGCCGAGCATCGCTTCGTCCTGCGCAACCGCGGCACGGACACCGCGACGCAGTTGGAGGTGACGCTGGCGGGTTCCTCCTTCGCGTTCGCGGGCGGCACCTTCCCGGGCGCCGGAGGCACGTGCGGGAGCGAGCTCGCCGCCGGGGCCTCGTGCCAGGTCGCGGTGGCCTTCGCTCCCACCGCGCGTGGCGCCGTGAATGGGACGCTCACGGTCCACTTCGGCAATGGGCCCGTGGACGCTGTCATCGCCCGGACCCTGGCGGGCAAGGGGCTCGCCCCCGCGCTCGTGCGCGTCGAGCCCGCGAGCGTGGACTTCGGGAGCGTGGTCGTGCTCTCGTCCTCGACTTCCTGGCGCACCGTGACCCTGACGAACATCGGCGACGTGGACGCGCACCAGCTCTCGGCGCGCAACCCCCCGCAGCCCTTCTCCTTCAAGGGGGGCTACCAGCCCGGAACGGAGGGCACGTGCTGGATCACCCTCGCGGCTGGAGAGAGCTGCACCCTCGTCCTGGGCTTCAGTCCCTTCGACGTGGGTGAGGCGAGGACCACGCTGTCCATCTCCTATGAGGACGGCGTCTCCTTCCGGAGCCTTCCACTCGTCCTCAGCGGTTCGGCCGTGTCCTCCGCGTATCTCCGCTTCTCGGACGCGGATCCGTTCGACTTCGGCGCCGTCACCGTCGGAACGGTCGTGGAGCACACCTTCACGGTCACCAACGTGGGTGGCACGGCCGCCACCCAGCTGCGGTCGGACTTCCGCGCGGAGCCCTTCTCCTTCAAGGGCGGAGCGTATCCCGGTACGGGCGGCACCTGTGACACCTCGCTCCAGAGCGGTGCGAGCTGCACGCTGGTCGTGACGTTCGCTCCGACCACCCTGGGCCCGAGACACTTCGCGCTCTCCCTCAACTTCCTCAATGGCACGGGGGGCACGCGGTCCGCGGGCTTGAACCTCTCAGGTACAGGTGTGGACCCGTGA
- a CDS encoding DUF6229 family protein: MKMTDAHVEEILSGWLSGSETSLGMVNPAGPLYVGGSATESALTDASDALLTGCSSCTGSRNSYCC, encoded by the coding sequence ATGAAGATGACTGATGCCCATGTCGAGGAGATTCTGTCGGGTTGGCTGTCGGGTTCCGAGACGTCGCTCGGAATGGTCAACCCCGCGGGCCCGCTGTACGTGGGCGGTTCGGCCACCGAGAGCGCGCTGACGGACGCATCTGACGCGCTGCTCACCGGCTGCAGCTCGTGCACCGGCTCGCGCAACAGCTACTGCTGCTGA
- a CDS encoding type 2 lanthipeptide synthetase LanM family protein — protein sequence MAESPESEWLVRPVVALIQPFLGKLTERFGQLKGLGEAEHALLLEAARTHLRNGAQARVSRVLLLELHAASLTGKLDAADETQRWEQFIALACTEPFSEHLRRRYPTLHERLATFCQLQMDAVLTLVERFIADREALGTLPGGPGGELRAISLGAGDSHRGGHTVARLDFERGSVMYKPRDVQVDIALEAFLERVLADRPPQERIRVPKVLAREGYGWAEFVEHRYCEGEAEFICFYRNLGHWLAVMRLVGGTDLHSENLVAQGPVPVVVDVESLFAPDTPASPSGRGQAVDIAAETIRTTVLRTGLLPLRATGLALAGVDISAAGALPGQQPKIPTPTIIGGGTDSARLGMTVMELPPTKNHPSPKPVLFQYWDQIVTGFRDLTARFRELDAARDITGLLRHFSGCEVRRILRPTQAYAEIGRMLWHPASMHDAPKALARARDVLRRNAEASPGAPTDPAVIDREIDDLLVGDVPVFTVRVDDALIEKIVAGWRSADLALEEMTIQGALVSAYLNDRVLPPRMQDPLKQPRGERLDARRRTLAAAMVRQMLDAGIRGSDGTVTWISPVLTEVGWVIRPLTADVYSGQGGVALALAEYLHEMKQGRVEEVEGLAAAVRGTLEVLRATEEKVPTQHIGAFLGVASQVWTWSSLHDLMGEPWMLERARARAEVLEKRMDEEDRLLEVLGGAAGVIVPMLNLSEQTGEARWLELAARAGRKLEDTATRDAMGARWSTSMFPEAIGGFAHGATGIGWALARLGLSAAGTEADRRRWLELADQAFAFEESLYRPEKGVWADVRRGSAVEYVNAWCHGSTGIGLAACDLYVRTGETRHLDVARRARAAGLNEGFGWSHTLCHGDLGLWELLDTERSIDPESTGPDREWMDTQLLSSLEERGPVGGLAREAFSPGLMPGLGGVIHLLLRMHPEQSLATPLLLGRYGQSLRQVRAARER from the coding sequence ATGGCTGAGAGCCCCGAGTCGGAATGGCTCGTGCGCCCGGTAGTCGCGCTGATTCAACCGTTCCTGGGGAAGCTCACCGAGCGATTCGGCCAGTTGAAGGGCCTGGGTGAAGCCGAGCATGCCCTGCTGCTCGAGGCCGCCCGGACGCACCTGCGCAATGGAGCCCAGGCCCGGGTCAGCCGGGTGTTGCTGTTGGAGCTGCACGCCGCCTCCCTGACGGGGAAGCTCGACGCGGCGGATGAGACGCAGCGGTGGGAGCAGTTCATCGCCCTGGCCTGCACGGAGCCGTTCAGCGAGCACCTGCGCCGCCGCTACCCCACGCTGCACGAGCGGCTCGCCACCTTCTGCCAGCTCCAGATGGACGCGGTGCTCACCCTGGTGGAGCGCTTCATCGCGGATCGGGAGGCACTTGGCACGTTGCCGGGCGGTCCCGGGGGCGAGCTGCGCGCCATCTCCCTGGGCGCCGGGGACTCCCACCGGGGCGGCCACACCGTGGCGCGCCTGGATTTCGAGCGGGGCTCGGTGATGTACAAGCCGAGGGACGTCCAGGTGGACATCGCCCTGGAGGCGTTCCTGGAGCGCGTGCTGGCGGACCGTCCACCCCAGGAGCGGATCCGCGTGCCCAAGGTGCTCGCGCGCGAGGGCTACGGCTGGGCGGAGTTCGTCGAACATCGCTACTGCGAGGGCGAGGCCGAGTTCATCTGCTTCTACCGGAACCTCGGTCACTGGCTCGCGGTGATGCGCCTGGTGGGTGGCACGGACCTGCACTCGGAGAACCTCGTCGCACAGGGCCCGGTGCCCGTGGTGGTGGACGTCGAGAGCCTGTTCGCTCCGGACACACCGGCCAGCCCCTCCGGGCGGGGCCAGGCGGTGGACATCGCCGCGGAGACCATCCGCACCACCGTGCTGCGCACGGGCCTGCTGCCGCTGCGCGCCACCGGCCTCGCCCTGGCCGGCGTGGACATCTCGGCGGCGGGGGCACTGCCGGGACAGCAGCCAAAGATTCCCACGCCCACCATCATCGGGGGCGGCACGGACTCCGCGCGTCTGGGAATGACCGTGATGGAGCTTCCTCCCACGAAGAACCATCCCAGTCCCAAGCCGGTCCTCTTCCAGTATTGGGATCAGATCGTCACCGGCTTCCGCGACCTCACCGCTCGCTTCCGGGAGCTGGACGCGGCGCGGGACATCACAGGACTGCTCCGACACTTCTCCGGCTGCGAGGTGCGGCGGATCCTCCGGCCGACCCAGGCGTACGCGGAGATCGGCCGGATGCTGTGGCATCCCGCATCGATGCATGACGCGCCCAAGGCGCTCGCACGCGCCCGGGACGTGCTGCGCCGCAACGCCGAGGCCTCACCGGGTGCGCCGACCGACCCCGCCGTCATCGACCGGGAGATCGACGACCTGCTCGTGGGGGATGTGCCCGTCTTCACCGTCCGGGTGGATGACGCGCTCATCGAGAAGATCGTCGCCGGGTGGCGTTCGGCCGACCTCGCCCTGGAGGAGATGACCATCCAGGGGGCACTCGTCAGCGCCTATCTCAACGACCGGGTGCTCCCGCCCCGCATGCAGGATCCGCTGAAGCAACCACGCGGGGAGCGGCTGGACGCCCGCCGCAGGACCCTGGCCGCCGCGATGGTGCGGCAGATGCTCGATGCGGGCATCCGGGGCTCGGACGGCACCGTCACGTGGATCAGCCCGGTGCTCACCGAGGTGGGCTGGGTCATCCGCCCGCTGACCGCCGACGTCTACAGCGGACAGGGCGGAGTCGCGCTCGCGCTCGCCGAGTACCTGCACGAGATGAAGCAGGGACGGGTCGAGGAGGTGGAGGGCCTTGCGGCGGCGGTGAGGGGAACGCTGGAGGTGCTCCGGGCGACCGAGGAGAAGGTACCCACCCAGCACATCGGCGCCTTCCTGGGCGTGGCGTCGCAGGTGTGGACCTGGAGCTCGCTGCACGACCTGATGGGCGAGCCGTGGATGCTGGAGCGCGCCCGCGCCCGGGCCGAGGTGCTCGAGAAGCGGATGGACGAGGAGGACCGGCTGCTGGAGGTGCTCGGAGGAGCGGCCGGCGTCATCGTGCCGATGCTCAACCTGTCCGAGCAGACGGGGGAGGCGCGGTGGCTGGAGCTGGCCGCCCGGGCGGGCCGGAAGTTGGAGGACACGGCGACGCGCGACGCGATGGGAGCTCGGTGGTCCACCTCGATGTTCCCCGAGGCGATCGGAGGCTTCGCGCACGGCGCGACGGGAATCGGCTGGGCCCTGGCGCGGCTGGGGCTGAGCGCCGCCGGGACGGAGGCGGACCGCCGGCGGTGGCTGGAGCTGGCCGACCAGGCCTTCGCCTTCGAGGAGTCGCTGTACCGCCCGGAGAAGGGAGTCTGGGCGGACGTGCGGCGCGGCAGTGCCGTCGAGTACGTCAACGCGTGGTGCCACGGGAGTACGGGCATCGGGCTGGCGGCGTGCGACCTCTATGTCCGCACTGGAGAGACACGGCACCTGGACGTGGCCCGGAGGGCCCGGGCCGCGGGCCTGAACGAGGGCTTCGGCTGGAGCCACACGCTCTGCCACGGTGACCTGGGCTTGTGGGAGCTGCTGGACACCGAGCGGAGCATCGACCCGGAGTCCACGGGTCCCGACCGGGAGTGGATGGACACGCAGCTCCTGTCCAGCCTGGAGGAACGGGGGCCGGTGGGCGGACTGGCGCGGGAGGCGTTCTCTCCGGGATTGATGCCGGGACTCGGCGGTGTCATCCACCTGCTGCTCCGGATGCACCCCGAGCAGTCCCTGGCCACGCCGCTGCTGCTCGGCAGGTACGGACAATCGCTCCGGCAGGTGCGCGCCGCGCGCGAGCGGTAA